The following are from one region of the Halogeometricum sp. S3BR5-2 genome:
- a CDS encoding DUF1684 domain-containing protein has product MSSLDTDAWRDALLTTREHKDEYFARDPNSPVPADQRETFDGLSYFEPDESYRFVVELDEYETKETITVDTTTEGERDYLVWGSFAFEMEGNEVTLDAYRSNPDERRLWVPFRDETSGEETYGAGRYLDLEDPDDREGEAWVLDFNAAYNPFCAYSERYECPLVPMENWLDVPIRAGEKTYRPS; this is encoded by the coding sequence ATGAGTTCGCTCGACACCGACGCGTGGCGCGATGCGCTGCTGACGACCCGAGAGCACAAGGACGAGTACTTCGCGCGCGACCCGAACTCGCCGGTTCCGGCCGACCAGCGCGAGACGTTCGACGGCCTCTCCTACTTCGAACCGGACGAATCGTACCGCTTCGTCGTCGAACTCGACGAGTACGAGACGAAAGAGACCATCACCGTCGACACGACGACCGAGGGCGAACGCGACTACCTCGTCTGGGGGTCGTTCGCGTTCGAGATGGAGGGAAACGAAGTGACGCTCGACGCCTACCGCTCGAATCCCGACGAGCGTCGCCTGTGGGTGCCGTTCCGCGACGAGACCAGCGGCGAGGAGACGTACGGCGCGGGCCGCTATCTCGACTTGGAGGACCCCGACGACCGTGAGGGCGAGGCGTGGGTGCTCGATTTCAACGCGGCGTACAACCCCTTCTGCGCCTACAGCGAGCGCTACGAGTGTCCGCTCGTCCCGATGGAGAACTGGCTCGACGTGCCGATTCGCGCCGGCGAGAAGACGTACCGCCCGTCGTAG
- a CDS encoding MBL fold metallo-hydrolase, translating into MDLRRIRLGNTVFEGRNNAYLLPGEETTLVDAGASLDEIRADLDAGLAEAGLDASDIDQILLTHWHADHSGLAGELQAESGAVVRAHEADAPLVAGDESAVSAERDLRVRRFEEWGIPERKRAELADYLDTHEDLEGDPADVVPMTDGDRVPAGDGELEVVHLPGHAAGLVAFAFDADGAGGTDGGGEQAFVGDAILPKYTPNVGGADLRVERPLETYVDSLLELVDRDLSRALPGHRDPIDDPSDRALTILDHHRDRTGRVVDVLDEHGPLDAWTVSAHLFGELEDIHILHGPGEAWAHLDHLVRAGVVERDGRAYRLVESDPDVSALFPE; encoded by the coding sequence ATGGACCTCCGTCGCATCCGACTCGGAAACACGGTGTTCGAGGGGCGGAACAACGCGTACCTCCTGCCCGGCGAGGAGACGACGCTCGTGGACGCGGGCGCGTCGCTCGACGAGATTCGGGCCGACCTGGACGCCGGACTCGCCGAGGCGGGTCTGGACGCGAGCGACATCGACCAGATACTGCTCACCCACTGGCACGCCGACCACTCGGGCCTCGCCGGCGAACTCCAGGCCGAGAGCGGCGCCGTCGTCCGCGCGCACGAGGCGGACGCCCCCCTCGTCGCGGGCGACGAATCCGCGGTCTCGGCCGAACGCGACCTGCGAGTGCGCCGCTTCGAGGAGTGGGGAATCCCCGAGCGCAAGCGCGCGGAGTTGGCCGACTACCTCGACACCCACGAGGACTTAGAAGGCGACCCGGCGGATGTGGTCCCGATGACCGACGGCGACCGGGTTCCCGCCGGCGACGGCGAACTCGAAGTCGTCCACCTGCCCGGTCACGCCGCGGGTCTGGTCGCGTTCGCCTTCGACGCGGACGGCGCGGGCGGGACGGACGGAGGGGGCGAGCAGGCGTTCGTCGGCGACGCCATCCTCCCGAAGTACACCCCGAACGTCGGCGGCGCGGACCTCCGCGTCGAGCGACCCCTCGAAACGTACGTCGACAGCCTCCTCGAACTCGTCGACCGCGACCTCTCGCGCGCCCTCCCCGGACACCGCGACCCTATCGACGACCCCTCGGACCGCGCGCTGACCATCCTCGACCACCACCGCGACCGAACGGGGCGAGTCGTCGACGTCCTGGACGAACACGGACCGCTCGACGCGTGGACGGTCAGCGCCCACCTGTTCGGCGAGTTGGAGGACATCCACATCCTGCACGGCCCCGGCGAGGCGTGGGCGCACCTCGACCACCTCGTCCGCGCGGGCGTCGTCGAACGGGACGGCCGCGCGTACCGACTGGTCGAGTCCGACCCAGACGTGTCGGCGCTGTTCCCCGAGTAG
- a CDS encoding DNA-directed RNA polymerase subunit L yields the protein MELRVINKTDEELRLEIAGEDHTFMNVIKGALLETPGVAAATYDMNPEQSGGQTDPILSVRTEPGTDPLDALGDASRRVQDLSANFTNEFEAAL from the coding sequence ATGGAACTGCGGGTCATCAACAAGACGGACGAGGAACTCCGCCTCGAAATCGCGGGCGAGGACCACACCTTCATGAACGTCATCAAGGGCGCCCTGCTGGAGACGCCGGGCGTCGCCGCGGCGACGTACGACATGAACCCCGAGCAGTCAGGCGGTCAGACCGACCCCATCCTCTCGGTGCGGACCGAACCGGGTACGGACCCCCTGGACGCCCTCGGCGACGCCTCCCGGCGCGTGCAGGACCTCTCGGCGAACTTCACGAACGAGTTCGAAGCCGCGCTGTAG
- a CDS encoding MBL fold metallo-hydrolase: MTLEAGAVRRFRCRGVNAYLVDDDGTLTLVDAGTPWDGARMREMLSSSGVGPGDIDRVLLTHFDLDHVGTLATLGLDANVPIHAAEPDASFLLDDADPPAGNHKGAMQRAFRLFIDTPENEVVRVTDGDEVGGFVAYRTPGHTPGHVAYHHAGHGAAFLGDVVRESDGELDPMPWLMCYDTDRNEKSLADLADRIDPFEAACVGHGDPVRTGGYDALRRAADRL, encoded by the coding sequence ATGACTCTCGAAGCCGGAGCAGTGCGTCGGTTCCGCTGTCGCGGCGTGAACGCCTACCTCGTCGACGACGACGGGACGCTGACGCTCGTCGACGCGGGGACGCCGTGGGACGGGGCGCGGATGCGCGAGATGCTCTCATCGTCGGGAGTAGGCCCCGGCGACATCGACCGCGTGCTTCTCACGCATTTCGACCTCGACCACGTCGGGACGCTCGCCACACTCGGACTCGACGCGAACGTACCCATACACGCGGCCGAACCCGACGCCTCCTTCCTCCTCGACGACGCCGACCCGCCCGCCGGTAACCACAAGGGCGCGATGCAGCGCGCGTTCCGCCTGTTCATCGATACGCCGGAGAACGAGGTGGTCCGCGTCACCGACGGCGACGAGGTGGGCGGCTTCGTCGCCTACCGGACGCCCGGCCACACGCCCGGACACGTCGCCTACCACCACGCGGGCCACGGGGCGGCGTTCCTCGGCGACGTCGTCCGTGAGTCGGACGGTGAACTGGACCCGATGCCGTGGCTGATGTGCTACGATACGGACCGCAACGAGAAGAGCCTCGCCGACCTCGCCGACCGAATCGACCCCTTCGAGGCCGCCTGCGTCGGCCACGGCGACCCCGTCCGAACGGGCGGCTACGACGCCCTGCGACGCGCGGCCGACCGGCTCTGA
- a CDS encoding DUF7550 family protein, whose protein sequence is MSDDTRENPDDDYRNPSEEYESDHDQYPEAHHSSDPGRVTAPMQEFSTGKAAMGFVVLVVGLAVIFGLPFLL, encoded by the coding sequence ATGAGCGACGACACCCGCGAGAACCCCGACGACGACTACCGGAACCCGAGCGAGGAGTACGAGAGCGACCACGACCAGTACCCCGAGGCGCACCACTCCTCGGACCCCGGCCGCGTCACCGCCCCGATGCAGGAGTTCTCGACCGGGAAGGCGGCGATGGGGTTCGTCGTCCTCGTCGTCGGCCTCGCGGTCATCTTCGGCCTGCCGTTCCTCCTGTAG
- a CDS encoding alpha/beta fold hydrolase produces the protein MSRHSEWTERQDSTTVAVDGHDLDVAFYDEGSGDPVVLLHGIPTWSFLWRDVVPGLEDERRVIVPDMVGYGNSSMADGFDRSIRAQEEMIDGLLDELGVETVSFVGHDLGGGVGLRYASHRPDAVDELVLSNAVAYDSWPIEAVNDIGLPSTVEENDVDDLQEMLDGLYRKTLFDDDPSDEFVEGMKSQWRSERGAVSLSRNAVATNTNHTTEIDYGDIAAETLLLWGADDEFQPVSYAERLRDDLDDAEVRGLDDARHWVMQDRPDAYREELRSFLLG, from the coding sequence GTGTCACGACACAGCGAGTGGACGGAGCGGCAGGACTCGACGACCGTCGCCGTCGACGGACACGACCTCGACGTGGCCTTCTACGACGAGGGATCCGGCGACCCCGTCGTGCTCCTGCACGGGATTCCGACGTGGTCGTTCCTCTGGCGCGACGTCGTCCCCGGCCTCGAAGACGAGCGCAGGGTGATCGTTCCCGACATGGTCGGCTACGGCAACTCGTCGATGGCGGACGGGTTCGACCGGTCGATTCGGGCGCAGGAGGAGATGATCGACGGCCTGCTCGACGAACTCGGGGTCGAGACGGTCTCGTTCGTCGGGCACGACCTCGGTGGCGGCGTCGGCCTCCGCTACGCGTCGCACCGACCGGACGCCGTCGACGAACTCGTCCTCTCGAACGCCGTCGCGTACGACTCCTGGCCCATCGAGGCCGTCAACGACATCGGTCTCCCGTCGACGGTCGAGGAGAACGACGTCGACGACCTGCAGGAGATGCTCGACGGTCTGTACCGGAAGACGCTCTTCGACGACGACCCGAGCGATGAGTTCGTCGAGGGGATGAAATCCCAGTGGCGGTCCGAGCGGGGAGCGGTCTCCCTGAGCCGAAACGCCGTCGCGACGAACACGAACCACACGACAGAAATCGACTACGGTGACATCGCCGCCGAGACGCTCCTGCTCTGGGGCGCGGACGACGAGTTCCAACCCGTCTCGTACGCCGAACGGTTGCGGGACGACCTGGACGACGCCGAGGTGCGAGGACTCGACGACGCGAGACACTGGGTGATGCAGGACCGCCCGGACGCCTACCGCGAGGAGTTGCGGTCGTTCCTCCTCGGATAA
- the hisF gene encoding imidazole glycerol phosphate synthase subunit HisF, with the protein MLTKRIIPCIDVDLDDDGEPAVYTGVNFEDLKHTGDPVEMAKRYNEAGADEFVFLDITASAEGRATMLDTVSRVADEVFIPLTVGGGIRTREDIKETLRAGADKVSINTAALRNPDLIGEGARAFGSQCIVISVDARRRYDEGGEHYVEVDGESCWFECTVKGGREGTGTDVVEWAAEAESRGAGELFVNSIDADGTKDGYDIPLTKAVCDEVSTPVIASSGCGGPEDMYEVFTEANADAGLAASIFHFDEYTIRDVKEYLDERDVPVRL; encoded by the coding sequence ATGCTCACGAAGCGCATCATCCCCTGTATCGACGTCGACCTGGACGACGACGGCGAACCAGCCGTCTACACCGGCGTCAACTTCGAGGACCTGAAGCACACCGGCGACCCGGTGGAGATGGCCAAGCGGTACAACGAGGCCGGCGCCGACGAGTTCGTCTTCCTCGACATCACCGCCTCCGCGGAGGGGCGGGCGACGATGCTCGACACCGTCTCGCGCGTCGCCGACGAGGTGTTCATCCCGCTGACCGTCGGCGGCGGCATCCGCACCCGCGAGGACATCAAAGAGACGCTCCGTGCGGGGGCCGACAAGGTGTCCATCAACACCGCGGCGCTCCGGAACCCCGACCTGATCGGCGAGGGGGCGCGGGCGTTCGGGTCGCAGTGCATCGTCATCTCGGTGGACGCCCGACGGCGCTACGACGAGGGTGGCGAGCACTACGTCGAAGTCGACGGCGAGTCCTGCTGGTTCGAGTGCACCGTCAAGGGCGGCCGCGAGGGCACCGGCACCGACGTGGTCGAGTGGGCCGCGGAGGCCGAGTCCCGCGGCGCGGGCGAGTTGTTCGTCAACTCCATCGACGCCGACGGGACGAAAGACGGCTACGACATCCCCCTCACGAAGGCCGTCTGCGACGAGGTGTCGACGCCCGTCATCGCCTCCTCTGGGTGCGGCGGGCCGGAGGACATGTACGAGGTGTTCACCGAGGCGAACGCCGACGCCGGCCTCGCGGCATCCATCTTCCACTTCGACGAGTACACCATCCGCGACGTGAAGGAGTACCTCGACGAACGCGACGTGCCCGTTCGGCTCTGA
- a CDS encoding glycoside hydrolase family 13 protein → MDDASGDDGAVERLPNGERRRWWKEAVVYQIYPRSFNDSDGDGVGDIPGITERVDHLDDLGVDVVWLNPVYESPQADNGYDIADYRAIDSEYGTMADWEDLRDALHDRDIRLIMDLVVNHTSDEHEWFRNALESKDAEYRDYYFWREGRDAAEADREYELGPADEAPPNDWESFFGGPAWEYHEGTGEWYLHLFDRKQPDLNWENPAVRDDVFEMMNWWIEKDIDGFRMDVINLISKPEGLPNDELPINGPRIHEYLGEMRDRVLDRGLLTVGEMIGDPLPLDHARRYVSPDEDGDGLSMLFHFEHVLLDQGDRIWETSDWDLTDLKAVFDRWQDGLEGEGWNSLYLNNHDQPRMVSRFGDDGEYRKESAKLLGTLLHTLRGTPYVYQGEELGMTNYPFDSLEDFRDVETLNPVQSALDAGEVASFDAVRDGLRANSRDNARTPMQWSDDEHAGFSEAEPWIAVNPNYDEVNAEAERADDASVYEYYRRLVEFRGENDVVVYGDYEPFVQDHERVWAYERTLGEERLFVALNFASGETTVEVPVDADEATLALSNYDGGGRAVSELLAGEFRLRPWEARVYRCE, encoded by the coding sequence ATGGACGACGCGAGCGGAGACGACGGCGCGGTCGAACGCCTACCCAACGGCGAGCGGCGGCGGTGGTGGAAGGAGGCGGTCGTCTACCAGATATATCCGCGGAGCTTCAACGACTCGGACGGGGATGGGGTCGGGGACATCCCCGGCATCACCGAACGAGTCGACCACCTCGACGACCTGGGCGTGGACGTCGTGTGGCTCAACCCGGTGTACGAGTCGCCGCAGGCCGACAACGGCTACGACATCGCCGACTACCGCGCCATCGACTCCGAGTACGGGACGATGGCCGACTGGGAGGACCTCCGGGACGCCCTCCACGACCGCGACATCCGCCTCATCATGGACCTCGTGGTGAACCACACGTCCGACGAGCACGAGTGGTTCCGGAACGCGCTGGAATCGAAGGACGCCGAGTACCGCGACTACTACTTCTGGCGCGAGGGGCGCGACGCCGCGGAGGCGGACCGCGAGTACGAACTCGGCCCCGCGGACGAGGCGCCGCCGAACGACTGGGAGTCGTTCTTCGGCGGACCTGCCTGGGAGTACCACGAGGGCACCGGCGAGTGGTATCTCCACCTGTTCGACCGCAAGCAACCGGACCTGAACTGGGAGAACCCGGCCGTCCGCGACGACGTCTTCGAGATGATGAACTGGTGGATAGAGAAGGACATCGACGGCTTCCGGATGGACGTCATCAACCTCATCTCCAAGCCCGAGGGCCTCCCGAACGACGAACTCCCCATCAACGGCCCCCGAATCCACGAGTACCTCGGCGAGATGCGCGACCGCGTCCTCGACCGCGGACTCCTCACGGTCGGCGAGATGATCGGCGACCCCCTGCCGCTGGACCACGCGCGTCGCTACGTCTCCCCGGACGAGGACGGCGACGGTCTCTCGATGCTGTTTCACTTCGAGCACGTCCTCCTCGACCAGGGCGACCGCATCTGGGAGACGAGCGACTGGGACCTCACCGACCTGAAGGCCGTCTTCGACCGCTGGCAGGACGGCCTCGAAGGGGAGGGGTGGAACTCGCTGTACCTGAACAACCACGACCAACCGCGGATGGTCTCGCGGTTCGGCGACGACGGGGAGTACCGCAAGGAGTCGGCGAAACTGCTCGGCACCCTGCTCCACACGCTCCGGGGGACGCCGTACGTCTATCAGGGCGAGGAGTTGGGGATGACCAACTACCCCTTCGACTCCCTCGAGGACTTCCGCGACGTGGAGACGCTCAACCCCGTCCAGAGCGCCCTCGACGCCGGCGAGGTGGCGTCGTTCGACGCGGTCCGCGACGGCCTCCGCGCCAACAGCCGCGACAACGCGCGGACGCCGATGCAGTGGTCCGACGACGAGCACGCCGGCTTCTCGGAGGCGGAACCGTGGATAGCGGTCAACCCCAACTACGACGAGGTGAACGCCGAGGCAGAACGCGCCGACGACGCGTCGGTGTACGAGTACTACCGGCGACTCGTCGAGTTCCGCGGCGAGAACGACGTGGTCGTCTACGGCGACTACGAACCGTTCGTGCAGGACCACGAGCGGGTGTGGGCGTACGAACGGACGCTGGGCGAGGAGCGACTGTTCGTCGCGCTCAACTTCGCGAGCGGGGAGACGACCGTCGAGGTTCCCGTCGACGCCGACGAGGCGACGCTGGCGCTCTCGAACTACGACGGCGGCGGCCGGGCCGTCTCGGAACTCCTCGCCGGCGAGTTCCGCCTCCGCCCGTGGGAGGCCCGCGTCTACCGGTGCGAGTGA
- a CDS encoding quinone oxidoreductase family protein, with the protein MKSIVVTEFGSSDVLETRETDVPEPGPGEVRMDVAAAGLNFADVMQRRGHYRGGPEPPFVPGMEAAGTVDAVGDGVDREVGDRVVALASEAYAEYVVAPAASLFEVPESMSFPEAAGFPVQFLTAHNCLHNWGDLTAHDRVLIHAAAGGVGTAAVQLADHAGAESFGTASTAEKLELAADLGLDHGMNYEEEDFRETVDAETDGEGVDLVLDGVNGETFERSLDALASFGRIVVYGAASGDVATPDTTDLLFENKSVLGFHLGNAIEEEPSRVLGAVSDLQRLLAQGELDVVVGETFSLEDAAEAQEYLESRRSVGKVVLEP; encoded by the coding sequence GTGAAATCCATCGTCGTCACCGAGTTCGGTTCCAGCGACGTGCTCGAAACGCGAGAGACCGACGTCCCGGAACCCGGTCCGGGCGAGGTCAGAATGGACGTCGCCGCCGCGGGTCTCAACTTCGCGGACGTGATGCAGCGCCGGGGCCACTACCGCGGCGGTCCCGAACCGCCGTTCGTCCCCGGCATGGAGGCCGCCGGCACCGTCGACGCCGTCGGCGACGGGGTCGACCGCGAGGTCGGCGACCGGGTCGTCGCCCTCGCGTCGGAGGCGTACGCCGAGTACGTCGTCGCGCCCGCGGCGTCGCTGTTCGAGGTGCCCGAGTCGATGTCGTTCCCGGAGGCGGCCGGCTTCCCCGTCCAGTTCCTCACCGCGCACAACTGCCTGCACAACTGGGGCGACCTGACCGCTCACGACCGCGTCCTGATACACGCCGCGGCGGGCGGCGTCGGCACGGCCGCCGTCCAGTTGGCCGACCACGCCGGCGCCGAGTCGTTCGGCACCGCGAGCACCGCGGAGAAACTCGAACTGGCCGCCGACCTCGGCCTCGACCACGGAATGAACTACGAGGAGGAGGACTTCCGCGAGACGGTCGACGCCGAGACCGACGGGGAAGGCGTCGACCTCGTGTTGGACGGCGTCAACGGCGAGACGTTCGAGCGGAGCCTCGACGCTCTCGCCTCCTTCGGGCGCATCGTCGTCTACGGCGCCGCCTCCGGGGACGTGGCGACGCCGGACACCACCGACCTCCTGTTCGAGAACAAGTCGGTGCTCGGCTTCCACCTCGGCAACGCCATCGAGGAGGAACCCTCGCGCGTCCTCGGCGCGGTCAGCGACCTCCAGCGACTGCTCGCGCAGGGGGAACTCGACGTCGTCGTCGGCGAGACGTTCTCCCTCGAAGACGCCGCCGAGGCGCAGGAGTATCTGGAGAGCCGTCGGAGCGTCGGGAAGGTCGTCCTCGAACCGTAG
- a CDS encoding DUF5793 family protein — translation MRRDYFELDVKQIDWVETGGSPEKPLVRIDFHGPEETLSDRLTDPDGELLDDAETDVAFRLQGSVDDPGASGVVSVTNRITGDFVLELNEDADDVLRFIRAAREYGKSADEEDGQYRVEIRRDGGETVVYEKRTFLVYDAEGNLLRGHSLIPSGVEL, via the coding sequence ATGAGGCGCGACTACTTCGAGTTGGACGTCAAACAAATCGACTGGGTCGAGACCGGCGGCTCCCCCGAGAAACCGCTGGTCCGTATCGACTTTCACGGTCCCGAGGAAACGCTCTCGGACCGACTCACCGACCCCGACGGGGAACTCCTCGACGACGCCGAGACGGACGTGGCGTTCCGTCTGCAGGGCAGCGTCGACGACCCCGGCGCGTCGGGCGTGGTGAGCGTCACGAACCGCATCACCGGCGACTTCGTCCTCGAACTGAACGAGGACGCGGACGACGTGCTCCGATTCATCCGCGCGGCGCGGGAGTACGGCAAGTCCGCCGACGAGGAGGACGGGCAGTATCGGGTCGAGATACGCCGGGACGGCGGCGAGACGGTCGTCTACGAGAAACGGACGTTCCTCGTCTACGACGCCGAGGGCAACCTGCTTCGCGGACACAGTCTCATCCCCTCGGGCGTCGAACTCTGA
- a CDS encoding DnaJ domain-containing protein gives MEDFYDLLGVSEDAAPADVKRAWRGKAREYHPDVNDDARAGVQFKTLRAAYEVLSDETKRAAYDRMGHERYVAERLDGLPTAGMERRDDGADAGGRWSRRTAAAGADSGGRSASAQSTESASASGGASNRTRSSGASAGARTTGRTRTRGTDRSRADSTRRSRSSADAARTGAARAANRSTRAGSASAAGPGAESVTSSSSASRSAASASAAPRSLWYAWVASLFAGVAYLGGLAVYLRVNAAALSSFAAAAEASPASALLADAGLVAPGAFALGAVGSAPGPALAFPLGSAFLAAVFVAFAVRFRHGTAGLSLYLYPLGALAPLASLALGPVVAAPAAGLTLALVVAAPVLTVTAFLADVGRTLVASN, from the coding sequence ATGGAGGATTTCTACGACCTGCTGGGGGTCTCCGAGGACGCCGCCCCGGCCGACGTCAAGCGGGCGTGGCGCGGGAAGGCCCGGGAGTACCACCCGGACGTGAACGACGACGCGCGGGCGGGCGTGCAGTTCAAGACGCTCCGCGCGGCCTACGAGGTGCTCTCCGACGAGACGAAGCGCGCGGCGTACGACCGGATGGGCCACGAGCGGTACGTGGCCGAGCGACTCGACGGCCTCCCGACGGCCGGCATGGAGCGCCGGGACGACGGCGCCGACGCCGGCGGACGGTGGAGCAGGCGAACTGCCGCGGCCGGCGCCGACTCCGGCGGGCGGTCCGCGTCGGCCCAGTCGACCGAATCGGCCTCCGCGTCGGGCGGCGCGTCGAACCGCACCCGGTCTTCTGGAGCGAGCGCGGGCGCCCGAACCACCGGTCGAACCCGCACCCGCGGCACCGACCGGTCGCGGGCCGACTCGACCCGCCGGTCGCGTTCGAGCGCCGACGCCGCGCGGACGGGCGCCGCGCGCGCCGCGAACCGCTCGACCCGCGCGGGGTCGGCGTCCGCGGCCGGCCCCGGCGCCGAGTCGGTCACCTCCTCCTCGTCCGCCTCCCGGTCGGCCGCCTCGGCGTCCGCCGCTCCTCGGTCGCTGTGGTACGCGTGGGTCGCCTCGCTCTTCGCCGGCGTCGCCTACCTCGGCGGACTGGCGGTCTACCTCCGGGTGAACGCCGCCGCGCTGTCGTCGTTCGCCGCGGCGGCCGAGGCGTCGCCCGCCTCGGCGCTCCTCGCGGACGCCGGCCTCGTCGCCCCCGGCGCGTTCGCCCTCGGCGCCGTCGGGTCCGCGCCGGGGCCGGCGCTCGCATTCCCCCTCGGCTCGGCGTTCCTCGCGGCCGTCTTCGTCGCCTTCGCCGTCCGGTTCCGCCACGGGACGGCCGGCCTCTCGCTGTACCTCTACCCGCTGGGGGCGCTGGCGCCGCTGGCGTCGCTCGCGCTCGGACCCGTCGTCGCCGCGCCGGCGGCGGGCCTCACGCTTGCCCTCGTCGTCGCCGCGCCGGTTCTGACGGTGACCGCGTTCCTCGCCGACGTGGGGCGGACGCTGGTCGCGTCGAACTGA
- a CDS encoding uracil-DNA glycosylase family protein, which yields MENVTDRTSNPFGMKPPCERFVPGYGDANADFHVIGDYPGVHGGESTGVPFTGEPSVRLQAALAEGGLLEATGDRPAVSKTFLSYLHMCVSEDVPSQSEYDDMERFFDAELRAIAAHVLLPVGARATRYVLENYTAQAHKVTVDMEELHGTEIRGSGFLVLPIADPSDWDETHHDRLVEAIDDLTSTDFRRETDLGRFTAGSDPYLVR from the coding sequence GTGGAGAACGTAACCGACCGCACGAGCAACCCCTTCGGGATGAAACCCCCGTGCGAACGGTTCGTTCCGGGGTACGGCGACGCCAACGCGGACTTCCACGTCATCGGCGACTACCCCGGCGTGCACGGCGGGGAGTCGACGGGCGTGCCGTTCACCGGCGAACCGTCCGTTCGCCTGCAGGCGGCCCTCGCGGAGGGCGGCCTCCTGGAGGCGACCGGCGACCGACCGGCCGTCTCGAAGACGTTCCTCTCGTATCTACACATGTGCGTCTCCGAGGACGTGCCGTCGCAGAGCGAGTACGACGACATGGAGCGCTTTTTCGACGCCGAACTGCGCGCCATCGCCGCGCACGTCCTCCTGCCGGTGGGGGCGCGCGCGACGAGATACGTCTTGGAGAACTACACGGCGCAGGCCCACAAGGTGACCGTGGACATGGAGGAACTGCACGGCACCGAGATACGCGGAAGCGGCTTTCTCGTCCTCCCCATCGCCGACCCGAGCGACTGGGACGAAACCCACCACGACCGACTCGTCGAGGCCATCGACGACCTCACGTCGACGGACTTCAGACGGGAGACGGACCTCGGACGGTTCACCGCCGGCAGCGACCCCTATCTCGTTCGGTAA